The Pseudomonas sp. R4-35-07 nucleotide sequence ACCTGCATGGACGGCCGGGCCGAGAAACGCTGGACGTTCAGCCTCGCGCAAGTACAGGCCGCGACCTTTGATGACGCCTTGCAAAGCTGGACCCTCACCGGTGATTCGGGCGAACACCGCCTGGTGTGCATGGCCGCCTTCACCGGCAACAATAACGACGAGGAAGACGAGCATGATGATGCGTAAATTCTGGCCGCTGCTGATGGCCGGCAGTGTGGGGGCGATGTCGGTGCAGGCTGCACCGGCTGACACCTATGAATTGTTGGTGGGCAGCTACACCGCTGGCGCCAGCGAAGGTATTTATCGCCTGCAATTCGACAGCCGCACTGGCCAGTTCCAGGGCAAGCCGGTACTGGCAGCGAAGGCCGACAACCCTTCGTGGCTGACGGTCTCCAAAGACCAGAAGCACCTGTTTGTGGTCAATGAAAACGGTCCCGGCCAGCAAGACCCGGTCGGTCGCGTCAGCAGCTACAGCATCGACCCGAAGAGTCATCAGCTCACCCTGATCAATCAGGTGCAAAGCCTGGGTAACGAGCCGACCCATTCCAGCATCGCTGCGGATGGGCGTTACCTGTTCGTCGCCAATTATTCGGTGGTGGAAGACCCGGGTGGCAGCCTGGCAATCCTGCCGGTGGACGCTACCGGCAAACTGTCGGCGCCGGTGCAGTTGAGCGGGCACCCGGCCAGTCGCGTCAACCCCGAGCGCCAGGCCTCCAACCACGTGCACTCAGTGGTGTCTTCGCCGGATGGCAAGTACGTGTTTGTGCAGGACCTGGGGGCGGACAAAGTATTTGCCTACCATTACGACCCCAAGGCCAATCACGAATTGCCGCTGACCCCGGCCAACCAGGCATCGGTGCAATTGCCACCGGGCAGCGGCCCACGTCACCTGCTGTTCAGCGCCGATGGCAAGCACGCCTGGCTGACCACCGAGATGAGCGCGCAGGTCGCGGTGTTCGATTATGCCGACGGCAAGCTCACCCAGACCCAGTTGGTTGACTACGCCGCCGGGCAACC carries:
- a CDS encoding DUF5629 family protein, producing the protein MTAASLLTELQTSDMLEIDGLHAFDFTSDEQGLRMTCMDGRAEKRWTFSLAQVQAATFDDALQSWTLTGDSGEHRLVCMAAFTGNNNDEEDEHDDA
- a CDS encoding lactonase family protein, which gives rise to MMMRKFWPLLMAGSVGAMSVQAAPADTYELLVGSYTAGASEGIYRLQFDSRTGQFQGKPVLAAKADNPSWLTVSKDQKHLFVVNENGPGQQDPVGRVSSYSIDPKSHQLTLINQVQSLGNEPTHSSIAADGRYLFVANYSVVEDPGGSLAILPVDATGKLSAPVQLSGHPASRVNPERQASNHVHSVVSSPDGKYVFVQDLGADKVFAYHYDPKANHELPLTPANQASVQLPPGSGPRHLLFSADGKHAWLTTEMSAQVAVFDYADGKLTQTQLVDYAAGQPVSDKAGAAVHASSDGKFLYVSNRGTANQIIVFGVDPATAHLKELQRRSVEGDHPREFSLDPSGKFLLVANQKSNEIVVVERDPNTGLLGKTVQKLPIDAPSDLKFLVRQ